From the Clupea harengus chromosome 15, Ch_v2.0.2, whole genome shotgun sequence genome, one window contains:
- the disp1 gene encoding protein dispatched homolog 1 has product MALSEGTSDLQPLSSSSPPSTTTATISSSSSSSSSTTRPASNGVSASSDAILPALGTDGKEERDIPASPACPTLPKDAPQPASVSQNGSVKPNGTLRPPSSSTSSSSSPSASSPVQRLLSPTLTPPPPPPPCCLRCPFHPPALCCHGSQQECHLFQNHPAAAAGLHAGPCCIQGSPAFCMQQRWQEHYQNQPNMAALSPSRPLRFPKSYAELIADWPVVVLGVCTVLIVVCALVSMMVPDPPDFSDPLLGFEPRGTTIGQRLVTWNNMVKNTGYKATLANYPFKYADEQAKSHQEDRWAEEQYERDKRQAEWDFSKDNFFCDVPGDRYSRMVFASAEGQNLWSTQAIKSMCNLDNIKVRSHHEYWSLCQRTNAASCCPSWTLGNYIAVLTNKSSCQKITDRDVSHTLKILRSCAKYYHNGTLGPECWDMTTRRKDQLKCANVPRKCTKYNAVYQILHFLVDKDFLNPKSTDYQPPALKYSMLFSPTEKGETMMNIYLDNFENWNASDGVTTITGIEFGIKHSLFQDYLLTDTVYPAIAIAIVLVVMCMYTRSVFITLMTMIAIISSLIVSYFLYRVVFNFEFFPFMNLTALIILVGIGADDAFVLCDVWNYTKFDKPNSELSETVSVTLQHAALSMFVTSFTTAAAFYANYVSNITAIRCFGVYAGTAILINYILMVTWLPAVVVLHERYLLNIFPCYRSPHQRVCSTTTFWVGLCQRANKCLFTVSEASRIFFEKVLPCIVIKLRYLWLFWFLAFTIGGAYVVCVNPKMKLPSLELSEFQVFRSSHPFERYDSEYKKLFMFERVHHGEDLHMPITIIWGVLPVDNGDPLNPKNKGKLTLDTTFNVSSPASQEWILHFCQKLRNQSFVFQSEEQDFTSCFMETFKQWMDNQDCEEASVYPCCSQSTFPYKQEVFELCIKRAIMELDRSTIYHLDSKTPGPRFDINDTIRAIVLEFQSTYLFTLAYEKMHQFYLEVDTWIQEELKNAPDGLNYGWLVSNLEFYDLQDSLSNGTLIAMALSVVVAFSVMLLTTWNIIISLYAIISIAGTIFVTVGSLVLLGWELNVLESVTISVAVGLSVDFAVHYGVAYRLAPEPDREGKVVFSLSRMGSAIFMAALTTFVAGAMMMPSTVLAYTQLGTFLMLIMCVSWTFATFFFQCMCRCLGPQGTCGQIPLPKKLQCQAYAEPLSSGPSGRAQGKHCHTGKYQLDSRAGEVEHEHYELEPLASNGRNPPEKTPADVPEPRTQLCNGITPRHHPVPCSPHIPFKTIPDLSRGGALPSNMCPSPENGLGLPGTELPHRSQYPHSTSCSCEDPHPQQSMGAQWTAHPHHCSLSGDAPCPVQQYTLASPHGPPGGQTLLPTLEAMYQPMECRMHYMHCPPAAHFHPCSQMRVPRPGPNGCHLRGYCMHPVHLQQQARGLPETLEDPAQVGTCSPSLNHAPHTPCPLSASAQSSPVVHTHTACAAGHELQRFGGKAYSGLNPPNEACAYIAASAAKQASPTDACRKTRGDAEKPDAPVVTQEAGVKKRRPKHRGKKDEATLASPKKLNCFNRTLKGKCNSIEFNKPKPEANVPVIAINSKPSAESVC; this is encoded by the exons ATGGCCCTGAGTGAAGGGACCAGCGACCTCCAgcccctcagcagcagcagccccccatctaccaccaccgccaccatctcctcctcctcctcctcctcctcctccaccaccaggcCAGCCTCCAACGGCGTCTCTGCCAGCTCTGATGCCATCCTCCCGGCCTTGGGGACAGACGGTAAAGAGGAGCGGGACATCCCTGCGTCACCAGCGTGCCCCACACTGCCCAAAGATGCCCCGCAGCCGGCAAGTGTGAGCCAGAACGGCAGCGTCAAGCCCAACGGCACCCTCAGGCCACCTTCGTCCTccacctcatcctcctcttctccctcggCCTCCTCTCCCGTGCAGAGGCTTCTCTCCCCGACGTTGACCCCGCCTCCTCCGCCACCTCCATGCTGCCTTCGCTGCCCCTTCCACCCACCGGCGCTCTGTTGCCATGGGAGCCAGCAGGAGTGCCATCTCTTCCAGAACCAtccggcggcggcggcagggCTCCATGCGGGTCCCTGCTGTATCCAGGGATCACCAGCGTTCTGCATGCAGCAGCGCTGGCAGGAACACTACCAGAACCAGCCCAACATGGCCGCCCTcag cccTTCCAGGCCTTTGCGCTTCCCAAAAAG CTATGCGGAGCTCATTGCTGATTGGCCAGTGGTGGTGCTGGGTGTGTGCACAGTCCTCATAGTGGTCTGTGCCCTCGTCAGCATGATGGTGCCAGACCCGCCTGACTTCTCCGACCCTTTACTC GGCTTTGAGCCAAGGGGAACCACAATTGGCCAGCGCCTGGTTACGTGGAACAATATGGTGAAGAACACGGGGTACAAAGCGACGCTGGCAAACTACCCCTTCAAGTATGCGGATGAGCAGGCTAAGAG tcACCAAGAGGACAGGTGGGCGGAGGAGCAGTATGAGCGAGACAAAAGGCAAGCGGAGTGGGACTTCAGCAAAGACAACTTTTTCTGCGATGTGCCAG GTGACAGGTATTCAAGAATGGTGTTTGCTTCTGCGGAAGGACAGAATCTGTGGAGCACACAAGCAATCAAATCTATGTGCAATCTGGACAATATAAAG GTGCGATCCCACCACGAGTACTGGAGCCTCTGCCAGCGGACCAACGCAGCCTCCTGCTGCCCGAGCTGGACCCTGGGAAACTACATCGCCGTTCTGACCAACAAGTCGTCTTGTCAGAAGATCACAGATAGAGACGTCTCCCACACCCTGAAGATACTGCGCTCCTGTGCCAAGTATTACCACAACGGCACCTTGGGCCCTGAATGCTGGGACATGACTACTCGTAGGAAAGACCAGCTGAAGTGTGCCAATGTGCCACGCAAGTGCACCAAATACAATGCAGTCTACCAGATCCTCCACTTCCTAGTAGACAAGGACTTCCTGAACCCAAAGAGCACCGACTACCAGCCACCTGCACTGAAGTACAGCATGCTGTTCTCACCCACTGAAAAGGGCGAGACCATGATGAACATCTACCTGGACAACTTTGAGAACTGGAATGCTTCGGACGGCGTCACAACAATAACGGGTATCGAGTTTGGAATCAAACACAGCCTTTTCCAGGACTACCTCCTGACTGACACAGTGTACCCAGCCATAGCAATCGCGATCGTGCTGGTCGTCATGTGCATGTACACCCGCTCAGTGTTCATCACACTCATGACTATGATTGCCATCATTAGCTCGCTCATAGTCTCCTACTTCCTTTACCGGGTGGTGTTCAACTTCGAGTTCTTCCCCTTCATGAACCTCACCGCACTCATCATCCTCGTGGGCATTGGGGCGGACGATGCATTCGTGCTTTGCGACGTGTGGAACTACACCAAGTTTGACAAGCCCAACTCCGAGCTGTCGGAGACGGTGAGTGTGACGCTGCAGCACGCTGCCCTCTCCATGTTCGTCACCAGCTTCACGACAGCTGCTGCCTTTTACGCTAACTACGTGAGCAACATCACCGCCATACGCTGCTTCGGGGTCTACGCGGGCACAGCCATCCTGATCAACTACATTTTGATGGTCACGTGGCTGCCGGCAGTGGTGGTTCTTCACGAACGATACTTGCTCAACATCTTCCCGTGCTACAGGTCTCCACACCAACGTGTCTGTAGCACCACAACATTCTGGGTAGGCCTGTGCCAGCGAGCCAATAAGTGTCTCTTTACTGTGTCAGAGGCGTCAAGGATATTTTTCGAGAAGGTCCTGCCGTGCATCGTGATCAAGCTCCGCTACCTCTGGCTCTTCTGGTTTCTGGCCTTTACCATCGGTGGCgcatatgtggtgtgtgtgaaccccAAGATGAAGTTGCCCTCTCTGGAGCTCTCGGAGTTTCAGGTGTTCCGCTCCTCACACCCTTTTGAGCGCTACGACTCTGAGTACAAAAAGCTCTTCATGTTCGAGCGTGTACATCACGGCGAAGACCTCCACATGCCCATCACCATCATCTGGGGAGTGTTGCCCGTGGACAACGGTGACCCCCTGAACCCCAAAAACAAAGGCAAGTTGACCCTTGACACCACCTTCAACGTCTCCAGCCCTGCCAGCCAAGAGTGGATCCTTCACTTCTGCCAAAAACTGCGCAACCAGAGCTTTGTGTTCCAGTCCGAGGAGCAGGATTTTACCAGCTGTTTCATGGAGACGTTCAAACAGTGGATGGACAACCAGGACTGCGAAGAGGCGTCTGTCTATCCTTGCTGCAGCCAGTCCACCTTCCCCTACAAGCAGGAGGTGTTCGAGCTGTGCATCAAAAGGGCCATTATGGAGCTGGACCGCAGCACCATATACCACCTGGACAGCAAGACTCCTGGGCCCAGGTTTGACATTAACGACACCATCCGGGCCATCGTGTTGGAGTTTCAGAGCACCTACCTCTTCACTCTGGCCTATGAGAAGATGCACCAGTTCTACCTTGAGGTGGACACCTGGATCCAGGAAGAGCTAAAGAATGCCCCCGATGGTCTAAACTACGGCTGGTTGGTCAGCAACTTGGAGTTCTACGACCTGCAGGACAGCCTCTCCAATGGGACTCTGATTGCTATGGCATTGTCTGTGGTTGTTGCATTCAGTGTGATGCTTCTGACCACCTGGAATATCATCATCAGCCTCTATGCTATTATCTCCATCGCCGGGACCATCTTCGTCACAGTGGGCTCGCTGGTGCTGCTGGGATGGGAGCTGAACGTGTTGGAGTCGGTCACGATTTCCGTGGCAGTCGGGCTTTCTGTCGACTTTGCGGTGCATTATGGCGTTGCGTACCGCCTCGCCCCCGAACCCGACAGGGAGGGGAAAGTCGTGTTCTCCCTGAGTCGAATGGGCTCGGCCATTTTCATGGCTGCCCTCACCACCTTCGTGGCAGGGGCGATGATGATGCCCTCCACGGTACTGGCCTACACGCAGCTCGGCACCTTCCTCATGCTGATCATGTGCGTCAGTTGGACCTTCGCCACCTTTTTCTTCCAGTGCATGTGTCGCTGCCTCGGCCCCCAAGGCACCTGCGGGCAGATCCCCCTGCCCAAGAAACTCCAGTGCCAAGCCTACGCCGAGCCCTTGTCCTCCGGGCCCTCCGGCCGTGCCCAGGGCAAGCATTGCCACACGGGGAAGTATCAGCTGGACTCCCGGGCCGGGGAGGTGGAGCATGAGCACTACGAGCTGGAGCCTCTGGCCTCGAACGGGAGGAACCCCCCGGAGAAGACCCCTGCCGACGTCCCCGAGCCTCGCACTCAGCTGTGTAACGGCATCACCCCGCGGCATCACCCCGTCCCCTGCTCCCCTCACATCCCCTTCAAGACCATACCCGACCTCAGCAGGGGGGGGGCGCTGCCGTCCAACATGTGTCCCAGCCCCGAGAATGGCTTGGGCTTGCCGGGGACGGAGCTGCCCCACCGGAGCCAGTACCCACATAGCACCAGCTGCTCCTGTGAAGACCCTCACCCCCAGCAGTCCATGGGGGCTCAGTGGACCGCTCACCCCCACCACTGCTCACTGTCAGGGGATGCCCCCTGCCCAGTCCAGCAGTACACCCTAGCATCCCCCCATGGCCCTCCAGGCGGACAGACCCTTCTCCCCACACTGGAGGCCATGTACCAGCCCATGGAATGCCGCATGCACTACATGCACTGCCCTCCTGCCGCCCACTTCCACCCTTGCTCCCAGATGCGGGTCCCCAGGCCAGGCCCTAATGGGTGCCACCTCCGGGGCTACTGCATGCACCCTGtgcacctccagcagcaggcGCGGGGCCTGCCGGAGACGCTGGAGGATCCGGCGCAGGTGGGGACGTGCAGCCCGAGCCTGAACCACGCCCCGCACACGCCTTGCCCCCTCTCCGCATCGGCTCAGAGCAGTCCggtcgttcacacacacacggcctgcgCTGCCGGCCACGAACTGCAGCGGTTCGGGGGGAAAGCCTACAGTGGCTTGAACCCTCCAAACGAAGCGTGCGCTTACATAGCTGCAAGTGCAGCAAAACAGGCCTCGCCGACGGACGCTTGTCGTAAGACGCGAGGCGACGCAGAAAAGCCTGACGCTCCTGTTGTCACGCAGGAGGCCGGTGTGAAAAAGCGCAGGCCGAAACACAGGGGCAAAAAAGACGAGGCCACTTTGGCCTCACCGAAAAAACTGAACTGTTTTAACAGGACTTTGAAAGGAAAGTGCAATTCTATTGAGTTTAATAAGCCAAAACCAGAAGCCAATGTGCCTGTCATTGCCATAAACTCAAAACCCTCCGCAGAAAGTGTATGCTGA